The genomic interval GGCGAGATCACCCGGAAGCGCTGGAGCGGCACCATGAGCCGCTCCCGCGACATCACGCTCTCCGGCCTGCTCGGCGCCAACACCTCCGTGACGGTGAACGGCACCGGTGCCGCCGAACGCCAGCGCACCGTGTTCCTGCGTGACAGCAGCGGCGCGAACGGCCTCACCCGCTCCTACGACATGGAGGCCTCGCTGGCGATCGCCAACGTCGTCACCCCCGCCATCCGCCTCCCCGATGCCTGGCCGCTCTCCGGCACCGTCACGCGGAACTACACCGTCGTCCGCACCGACGCCACGAACGGGACGACGACCACCGTGCGCAACAGCGTGGTCACGTTCAACGGCACGCAGTTCGCCGCGCTGGTGGTCAACGGCAAGGAATTCATCCTCGACCTGGACACCGGCGAGGTCACGCCGAAGCCGGCCAGCTGACCCGGTGCCCCACTGCCGCCCCGTCCTGCATCGACGCCGATGCGGGGCGGGGCGTCAGGCGTTCCGGCTCAGGGGAGCGCCACCGACAGGAACTGCGTCAGGATCCGCTCCGTCATCCCCCAGACGATGTCGTCGCCGCACCGATAGGCGGGGAAGCGCATCCGGGCGCCGCCCCGGTCGAACGCATGCTCCCATTGCACGGCAGGGTCGCGCAGGGAGCGCACCTTCTGCCAGAACGCCGAATGCACCTCGACGTTCGGCACGAGGGGCACCGGGACGGTGACGTGGAACACGTACGGGCGCACGGCAATCGACGGCAGCACCGGCGACCGCGGACGCAGGTCGTCCAGCACACCCAGCATCGTGCCGGTCAGGTCGAGATCCAGCGCCAGCTCCTCGCGCGTCTCACGTCGCGCCGTCTCCTCGAGCG from Gemmatimonadaceae bacterium carries:
- a CDS encoding CoA pyrophosphatase, which gives rise to MRALRAHARVEEPEEAGLRWAAVALVLRGHSVSDAELLFIRRAERAGDPWSGHVAFPGGRREPADRSLEETARRETREELALDLDLTGTMLGVLDDLRPRSPVLPSIAVRPYVFHVTVPVPLVPNVEVHSAFWQKVRSLRDPAVQWEHAFDRGGARMRFPAYRCGDDIVWGMTERILTQFLSVALP